From Sediminibacterium sp. TEGAF015, a single genomic window includes:
- a CDS encoding enoyl-CoA hydratase/isomerase family protein, giving the protein MAYQTLLTALDQGIFTITINRPDKLNALNQQVMSDLSAAMDEVYSNADIKSVIITGAGPKAFVAGADISEFVGASVAEGMALAKKGQDIFFKIENSPKPVVACVNGFALGGGCELAMSCHFRIASNNAKFGQPEVNLGLIPGYGGTQRLVQLIGKGRALELLMSAGMIDAATALQYGLVNYVVTPEELIAKAVSILSMINEKAPLAVAGCILSANAVYKENVNGYSVEIAEFGNCFGTEDMKEGTSAFLEKRKANFAGK; this is encoded by the coding sequence ATGGCTTACCAAACTTTATTGACTGCCCTCGACCAGGGTATCTTCACTATCACCATTAATCGTCCGGACAAATTAAATGCACTGAATCAACAAGTCATGAGCGACTTAAGTGCGGCCATGGATGAAGTGTATAGCAATGCCGATATTAAGTCTGTAATCATTACTGGCGCAGGTCCTAAAGCATTTGTTGCCGGTGCAGATATCAGTGAATTTGTGGGTGCATCCGTTGCAGAGGGAATGGCCCTTGCAAAAAAAGGCCAGGACATCTTTTTCAAAATTGAAAATTCTCCTAAGCCTGTTGTGGCTTGCGTAAATGGTTTTGCATTAGGGGGTGGATGTGAACTGGCGATGAGTTGTCATTTCCGCATTGCATCTAACAACGCAAAATTCGGGCAGCCGGAAGTGAACCTGGGATTGATTCCTGGCTATGGTGGCACACAGCGTCTGGTGCAGTTGATTGGCAAAGGGCGTGCACTGGAATTATTGATGAGTGCAGGAATGATTGATGCCGCTACTGCTTTACAATACGGATTAGTGAACTATGTGGTAACTCCTGAAGAGTTGATTGCAAAAGCGGTTTCTATTTTATCTATGATTAATGAGAAAGCGCCGCTGGCGGTTGCAGGTTGTATACTTAGTGCAAATGCAGTGTACAAAGAAAATGTAAATGGCTACAGTGTTGAGATTGCAGAGTTTGGCAATTGCTTTGGAACGGAAGATATGAAAGAGGGCACATCTGCATTTTTAGAAAAACGCAAAGCGAATTTTGCGGGGAAGTAG
- a CDS encoding cobalamin B12-binding domain-containing protein encodes MNRPIRVLVAKVGLDGHDRGAKIIATALRNEGMEVIYTGLRQTPEMVVNAALQEDVDAIGISILSGAHMTVFPKVIGLMKEKGLNDVLLTGGGIIPEDDMKSLKDMGVGELFAPGTSTTDIANYIKEWVKVNRPF; translated from the coding sequence ATGAACAGACCTATTCGGGTTTTAGTAGCAAAAGTGGGATTAGACGGACACGATCGCGGAGCAAAAATTATTGCCACCGCTTTGCGCAACGAAGGCATGGAAGTAATTTATACCGGCCTGAGACAAACCCCTGAAATGGTGGTGAACGCTGCCTTACAGGAAGACGTGGATGCCATTGGCATCAGCATTTTGAGCGGGGCGCATATGACCGTTTTTCCTAAAGTCATTGGTTTAATGAAAGAAAAAGGTTTGAATGATGTGCTGCTTACCGGCGGCGGGATCATACCTGAAGACGATATGAAATCCCTCAAGGATATGGGTGTTGGGGAACTCTTTGCCCCCGGCACTTCAACTACCGATATTGCGAATTATATAAAGGAATGGGTGAAGGTTAACAGACCCTTTTAA
- the fumC gene encoding class II fumarate hydratase codes for MEFRIEKDTMGEVKVPAHVYWGAQTQRSIENFPIAQDINKMPKEIIAAFAYLKKAAALTNMEAGVLPAEKAELIGTVCDEILAGTLSDQFPLVVWQTGSGTQSNMNVNEVIAYRGHVLKGGSLTDKDKFLHPNDDVNKSQSSNDTFPTAMHIAAYKILVETTIPGIEKLRDTLEAKSKAFMHIVKIGRTHFMDATPLTVGQEISGYVSQLNHGLKAIKNSLAHLSELALGGTAVGTGINTPKGYDVNVAKHIATLTGLPFVTAENKFEALAAHDAIVEAHGALKTVAVSLMKIANDIRMLSSGPRSGIGELFIPDNEPGSSIMPGKVNPTQCEALTMIAAQVMGNDVAINIGGSNGHFELNVFKPVMIYNFLHSARLIGDGCVSFNDKCAVGIEPIEANIQKHVNNSLMLVTALNTKIGYYKAAEIAQKAHKEGTTLKEMAIKLGYLTAEEFDLWVVPSQMVGELK; via the coding sequence ATGGAATTCAGAATAGAAAAAGATACCATGGGCGAGGTGAAAGTACCTGCACATGTATATTGGGGCGCACAGACACAGCGCAGTATTGAGAATTTTCCTATTGCGCAGGACATTAATAAAATGCCAAAAGAAATTATTGCGGCATTTGCTTATCTAAAGAAAGCAGCAGCTTTAACCAATATGGAAGCTGGTGTTTTGCCAGCTGAAAAAGCTGAATTGATTGGCACAGTATGTGACGAAATTTTAGCCGGCACTTTAAGTGATCAGTTCCCATTGGTTGTTTGGCAGACTGGTAGCGGTACACAGAGCAATATGAACGTTAACGAAGTAATTGCTTATCGTGGTCATGTATTAAAAGGCGGAAGCTTAACCGACAAGGACAAGTTCTTACATCCGAATGATGACGTAAACAAGTCTCAGAGCAGTAACGATACTTTCCCTACTGCCATGCATATTGCGGCTTACAAAATTTTAGTGGAGACGACTATTCCTGGTATTGAAAAACTACGCGATACATTGGAAGCTAAGAGCAAAGCTTTCATGCATATTGTAAAGATTGGCCGTACACATTTCATGGACGCTACTCCTTTAACCGTAGGTCAGGAAATCAGCGGGTATGTTTCTCAGTTGAACCATGGATTAAAAGCTATCAAGAACAGCCTTGCACACTTAAGTGAACTGGCATTAGGTGGCACCGCGGTAGGAACAGGTATCAATACACCAAAAGGCTATGATGTAAATGTGGCCAAGCATATTGCTACCCTTACTGGCTTACCATTCGTTACTGCTGAAAACAAATTTGAAGCATTGGCTGCACATGATGCAATCGTTGAAGCACATGGTGCTTTGAAAACTGTTGCTGTAAGCTTAATGAAGATCGCGAACGATATCCGTATGTTGTCTTCCGGACCAAGAAGTGGTATTGGTGAATTGTTTATTCCAGACAACGAGCCAGGTTCTTCTATCATGCCGGGTAAAGTAAACCCAACGCAGTGTGAAGCTCTAACCATGATTGCTGCACAGGTAATGGGTAACGATGTGGCTATTAATATCGGTGGCTCTAACGGTCATTTTGAATTGAACGTTTTCAAACCTGTTATGATCTACAACTTTTTACACAGCGCCCGCTTAATTGGCGATGGTTGTGTAAGCTTTAACGATAAGTGCGCCGTAGGTATTGAACCTATTGAAGCCAATATTCAGAAGCACGTAAACAATTCCTTGATGTTGGTGACTGCACTTAACACCAAGATTGGTTACTACAAAGCTGCTGAAATTGCACAGAAAGCTCACAAGGAAGGAACTACTTTAAAAGAAATGGCGATTAAGCTTGGGTACCTTACTGCGGAAGAGTTTGATCTGTGGGTGGTGCCTTCGCAAATGGTAGGGGAACTAAAGTAA